The Sphingopyxis sp. CCNWLW2 genome contains the following window.
GGGGTGTTTACCGGCTTGCCTTCATAGCGGATCTCAATGGGGCCGAGGATCGCGGGGCCAACGCCATTGTTCGTCAGCGTCAGCGCGATATCCTGATTGCCTTCCTTGTCGCCATTGCTTGTCCCGAAGGTGACGAACGGCATCACCCCGCCACTCTGCATCTTCTGCGTCGCGTCAGCCTGAACGAAGGCGAAATAGGCGAGCGCGAGCGAGGCGATCAGCGCGGGCAGGCCGATGAGGAAATGCGCGATCGTAATGAATGGCAAATAACGCAGAAAGCGTGAACCGATCGTCGCAACGTCGGATGCGGATACGGCAGGTCCGGGCGTGGTGTCGCGGTTCGGCGTTTCGCTCATCACTATCCTCTTTCGCTGCTGGGGGCGCATGCCTAGACCGACTTGCGGACTTTTCCAATCAGCACTGTTCCCGGCAACCATTCTGAAACCGCTCGCATCGATCGGCGCATTGGGATTATGATCGGCGCCATGCTGATCACGCTTCTCTCCGCGCTCGCGCTCGCCGCCCAATCGACCCCCCTCCCGCCGCAGGTGACGCAATTGCCGCCGCCGATGCCGACGGTTCCGGCCCCCGTCACCCCGGTGGTCGAGGCCGACACGCGGCCCTATGTCGCGCTCGCCACCGATCTCGGGACGATCACCGTGCGGATCGAAAACAAGCGCGCGCCGATCACCGCCACCAATTTCCTCCGCTACGTCGATGCGAAGCGGATGGACGGGTTCAAATTTTATCGTTCAACCAAAAGCTGGGGTCCGGCGAACCAGCTGGTGCAGGCGGGCAACCGCGGCGATGCGCGCAAGAATTTTCCGCCGATCGCGCACGAGCCGACCACGAAGACGGGGCTGACCAACTGCAAGGGGGCACTGTCGATGGCGCGGCTCAACCCCGGCGATGCGACGAGCGATTTCTTCCTGCTCTTGTCCGACATCAAGGGCTTCAACGCCGATGCACCCGGCGGCGACGGCGCGGGTTTTGCGGTGTTCGGCGAGATCGTCGGCGGTGCCGACATCGCCGAGGCGATCTTCAACGCCCCGATCTCGCCGACCGCGGGCGAAGGGGTGATGGTCGGCCAGATGCTCGACCCGCAAGTGACAATCAAGACCGCACGCCGCGTCCCGGCGCCCGTTGGCGCTCCACAAGGGTGTGTCGTCAAAGCGCCGTAAAGCTGCGCCGGACCCCTATCATTTATTTTGCGTTCATCCGCGCTGTGGCTATACCGCGCGCATGACTCAACATGTCCCCTCGCGCGCGACCATGCGCCTGCTCGCCGCTGCACTCGTCATTACGCCCATGCTGGCGGCCTGTGCCGGGGGCGGCAATGTGAAGAAGGACACGCGTTACGTCGCGCGCGACGTCAACACGCTGTACCGCGCCGCGCAGGACCGCCTCGAGCGCCGGCAGTACGGCCTCGCCGCGGCACTGTTCGACGAGGTCGAGCGCCAGCACCCCTATTCGCCCTGGGCGCGCCGCGCGCAGCTGATGAGCTCGTTCAGCTACTATATGGACCGCGAATATACCCCGGCCATCGAGGCGGCGCAGCGCTTCCTCGCGATCCACCCGGGCAACAAGGACGCGGCCTACGCCTATTATCTGATCGCGCTCAGCTATTATGAGCAGATCAGCGACGTCACCCGCGACCAGAAGATCACGCAGCAGGCGTCGGCGGCGCTCGGCGAAGTGATCCGCCGCTATCCCGACAGCCGCTACGCGTCGGACGCGCGGCTCAAGGTCGACTTGGTGCAGGACCATCTCGCGGGCAAGGAAATGGAGATCGGCCGTTTCTACCAGCGCAGCTCGAACTGGCTCGCGGCCTCGATCCGCTTCCGCGAGGTCGTCGACAAATATCAGACGACCAGCCACGCGCCCGAGGCGCTCTATCGCCTGACCGAATGCTATCTCGCGCTCGGCATCCCGTCCGAGGCGAAAAAGTCGGCCGCGGTGCTCGGCGCCAACTATCCGGGCAATGAATGGTATGCGCGCGCCTACAAGCTGATGCAGAAGAACGCACCGAGCGCCTGATCGCGCCGGGAATAGATTCTGCCTTTGTTCTGCGGTAAGGACGTTGGGGTCCGAATCCACTATTGATACGGTCGAGGTTTGCGGCGATTTGGCCCAGTGCTAGGAGGCGAAGCGCAGGAATATGTCGATATTTCCAGCGCCGCCGACGCCGCAATGGGCCAAATCGGTCAAATCCCGAAGGGACGTCAAAATGGCTTCGGTCTCGAAGCGAGCTGACTTTGCGGGTAGCGCCGCTATCCGCGGCAGCCATCTCACTCCGATCCCTTTGCCATTTTGACGCCTCGACCGCATCAATAGTGGATTCGGACCCCTTATGCTAACCGCTCTATCCATCGCCAATATCGTCCTGATCGAACGGCTCGACCTCGATTTCGAGGCCGGGCTGGGTGTGCTGACCGGCGAGACCGGGGCAGGCAAGTCTATCCTGCTCGACGCGCTGGGCCTCGCGCTCGGCGCGCGCGCCGACAGCGCGCTGGTACGTCAGGGCACCGACAAGGCGCAGGTGACGGCGAGTTTTGTCGCGCCCGCACCCGGTACGAAGCTCGCCGCGCTGCTCACCGAAAACGAGATCGCGCTGGAAGCGGGCGAGCCGCTGCTGATCCGCCGCACATTGAAGGCCGACGGCGGCAGCCGCGCCTTCCTCAATGACCAGCCCTGTTCGGCGGCGCTGCTGCGCGAAGTCGGAACCTGGCTCGTCGAGATTCACGGCCAGCACGACGACCGCGGCCTGCTCGCCCCCGCGGGGCACCGCGCGCTGCTCGACGCCTATGCGCGCGCCGATACCCGCGGCGTTGCCGCCGCCCACGCCGCATGGCGCGCCGCCGAGGACAAGCTCGCTGCGGCGAAGGCGGCCATCTCGGAAGCCGAGCGCGACCGCGAATGGCTCGAGCATTGCGTCGCCGAACTGCAGACGCTCGCCCCCCAACCCGGCGAGGACGCCGAACTCTCCGAAGCGCGCGCCACGATGCAAAAGGGCGAGAAGGTCGCGGGCGACCTCGGCGCGATCATGGAAGCGTTCGAAGGCAGCGACAGCGGTCCCGCGCAATTGCGCGGCGCGGCGCGCCGGCTCGACCGGCTCGCGGGCGATCATCCGTTGCTCGCCGAAGCGTTGGCGGGGCTCGACCGCGCGATCATCGAGGCCGACGAGGCCGAGAGCAAGCTTCACGAAGCCGCGCGCGCGATGGAATATGACCCCGAACGGCTCGAAGCGACCGAGACGCGATTGTTCGAACTGCGCGCGATGGCGCGCAAGCATAATGTCCAGCCCGACGAGCTCGCCGAACTCACCGGCACGCTCGCGGCAAGGCTCGACGCGATCGAGGGTGGCAGCGCGGGGCTCGCGAAGCTCGAAACCGCGGTCGCCGAAACCGCCGCGGCTTATACCCACGCCGCGGCCGCGCTGTCTGACCAGCGCAGCAAGGCCGCGACCCGCCTCGACGCTGCGGTTGCGAGCGAACTCGTGCCGCTCAAACTCGACGCCGCGCGCTTCCAGACCCTCGTCGAGCGCCTGCCCGCCGAACGCTGGGGCGCGGAGGGCATGGACCGCGTCGAATATCTCATCTCGACCAACCCCGGCGCCCCCTTCGCGCCGCTCGCCAAGATCGCGTCGGGCGGTGAGCTCTCGCGCTTCATCCTCGCATTGAAGGTCGCGCTCGCCGAAGAGGGCGGCGCCGACACGATCATCTTCGACGAAATCGATCGCGGCGTCGGCGGCGCGGTCGCCAGCGCGATTGGCGAGCGGCTGGCGCGCCTCGCGGGCGCCGGAAAACAATTGCTCGCGGTCACGCACAGCCCGCAGGTCGCCGCAAAGGGCGCCGCGCATTTCATCATCGCCAAGTCGAGCCAGGGCATTGTCACCCGCACCAGCGTCCACGCGCTCGATGAGGCCGGCCGCCGCGAGGAAATCGCGCGCATGCTGTCGGGCGCCGAAGTGACCGCGGAGGCGCGCGCGCAGGCGGAAAGATTGCTGGAGACATTATGACCGACCAGGCGCAACAATATCGGGACGAGGGTTATCTCGCGCTGCCCGATTTCGTGCCGACCGACGTGACGCATGCCTTGCTCGGCATGCTGAAGTCCGACCTTGTTCAGGGCGGCGTGTCGTTCGATCAGCTGAAGCGCAAGCACGATTTGCTCGCGACCGCGGCGGTCGAGGTTTATGGCACGCATTATCTGCCGCTCTCGACCTTCCTCTGGGGCATGACCCCGGCGATCAGCGCGCTCGTCGGTCATGATTTGCGCCCGACCTATTGTTATTTCCGCATGTATCGCAAAGGCGACATCTGCCGCATCCATTCGGACCGCTACGCCTGCGAGCACAGCCTGTCGCTGCTCCTCGCGGCGAGCGATGACGCGGCGTGGCCGCTCGAAGTGGGCTCGCAACATATCGAAACGCCGCGCCAGCGTGCCGACCCCGATTTTGGCGACGAAGCCTATGGATCGGTGCCGATGCTGCCCGGCGATGCGGTGCTCTATCAAGGCGTCCACCGGCTGCACGGGCGGATGATGCCCAATCCCAACCGCTGGTCGGCGCACCTGTTCCTGCATTGGGTCGACCCTGACGGGCCTTATGCCGACAATGCGTTCGAGGGGATCCAAATCCTGCCGACCGAAGCGCTCGCAATGGAAAGGACCTGAGGCGTGGCGGCGGCGCACCCGCTTGACCGTCCGGTCTGGAGCATGCTCACCGGGCGGCAGGCGCATCTCGCCGAGGGCGATGGCCGCGCGGTGCGGATCGATCGCGGCTATGGCGTCTTCGGCGCCGCTCCCGACACCGGCGGCGAAGCGCTTGCCGCGCTCGCCGCACTTGTCCCCGATGACGGCGAAATCTGGATCGTCGAGGGCGAGCCGTGGCCGGTCCCTCCGGGCACGCGCGAAATGAAGCGCGCGGTGCTCGCGCAGATGGTCGCCGAGGGCGCACCGCCACCGCCGCGCGAAGGCGAGCCCGTCATCATCGCGCTGGGCGACGATGACGCCCCCGAAATGGCGGCGCTCGCCGAGCATGCGAAGCCCGGACCATGGGGGCCGAAGACGCATCGTTACGGCCCTTTCTTTGGGGTTCGCGAAAACGGCCGCCTGCTCGCGATGGCGGGGCAGCGCATATTGGTCCCTAGCATGGCCGAGGTTAGCGGCGTCGCGACGTGGGAGGATTGCCGCGGCCGCGGGCTTGCGCGCGCACTCATCGGCCATGTCATGCGCGAAATGGTCGCGCGCGGCGAACAGCCTTTCCTCCACAGCTATGCCGACAATTCCGGCGCGATCGCACTCTATGAATCGCTCGGTTTCCGCATTCGTCACGAGGTGCACGTGCTGGCGATCGCGAAATGATGAACCGCCGCGCCCATCTCGCCGCGATGCTGGCGATGGCCGCGGCATTGCTCCCCCTCACGAAACTGCGCGCCCTGGAGGCCAAGATGGAAGAAGCCGATCCCCAATATGGCCTGCTCGGCCAGATGATGGCGCGGCCCGGCCAGCGCGCCGCGCTCGCCGCGATTCTCGCCGAAGGCATCGGTGAAATGCCCGGCAACCTCGCCTATCTGATCGGCGAGGACAGCGCGAACCCCGACGCGATCTGGATCGTCGAACTGTGGGACAGCAAGGAGGCGCACACCGCCTCGCTAAAGCTTCCCGTCGTGCAGGACGCGATCAAAAAGGGTCGCCCGCTGATCGCAGGATTTGGTACTCGCGCCGAGTTCAAGCCGGTGGCAAAGACCGGTGCATGACCGAAATCGAATCCCTGTCGCAGGCCGACGCCGCCAATGAATTGATGCGGCTGGCGAAGCAGATCGCCCATCACAGCAAACGCTATCACGCCGAGGATGCGCCCGAGATTTCGGACGCCGACTATGACGCGCTCGTCCGCCGCAACAATGAACTCGAAGCCGCTTTCCCGGCGCTGATCCGCGCCGACAGCCCGAACAACCAGGTCGGCGCCGCGGTCGAGGCGTCGCCGCTCGCCAAGGTCACCCACGCGCAGCGCATGATGAGTCTCGACAACGCCTTCGCTGCTGAGGATGTCGAGGAATTCGCCGCGCGCGTGCGGCGCTTCCTCAATCTGGGCGCCGACGCCGCGATCGCACTGACCGCCGAGGACAAGATCGACGGCCTCTCCTGCTCGCTGCGCTATGAAAAGGGCAAGCTCGTCCAGGCCGCGACGCGCGGCGACGGCAGCGTCGGCGAGGATGTCACCGCGAACGTTCGCCATATCGCCGACATTCCGCAGGAACTGAAGGGCGCAGCGCCCGACGTCTTCGAGATCCGCGGCGAAGTCTATATGGCGAAGGCCGATTTCACGGCGCTCAACGAACGATTGATGGAAGAAGGCAGGGCGCTCGCCGCGCAGCGCGAGCAGGAATTCGACTCCGCCACGGTCCGCCAGTTCGCCAACCCGCGCAACGCCGCCGCGGGCTCGCTACGCCAGAAGGATGCGAGCGTCACCGGATCGCGCCCCTTGCGCTTCCTCGCGCACGGCTGGGGTGAGGTCAGCGCGCTTCCCGCAGAAAGCCAGTTCGACGTGATGAAGCAAATCGAACGCTGGGGCGCTCCGGTGTCGCCGTTCCTGAAACGCTATGACAGCGTTGCCGACATCCTCGCCCATTATGCCGAAATCGAGCGCCGCCGCGCCGACATGGATTATGACATCGATGGCGTCGTCTACAAGGTCGACCGCCTCGACTGGCAGGCGCGTCTCGGCTTCGTCGCCAAGGCGCCGCGCTGGGCCATCGCGCATAAATTCCCCGCCGAACGCGCGCAAACGACGCTCGAAGCGATCGACATCCAGGTCGGCCGCACCGGCAAGCTGACCCCCGTCGGGCGCCTCGTCCCCGTCACCGTCGGCGGCGTCGTCGTGTCGAACGTCACGCTCCACAACCGCGACGAAATCGGCCGTCTCGGCGTGCGCCCCGGCGACCGTGTCGTGATCCAGCGCGCGGGCGACGTGATCCCGCAAGTGGTCGAAAACCTGACCCGCGACGAGGATCGCGCGGCGTACATCTTCCCCGACCATTGCCCCGTCTGCGACAGCGAGGCGGTCGCCGAGGAGGGCGAGGTTGATGTGCGCTGCACCGGCGGTCTCATATGCAATGCGCAGAAGTTCGAGCGCCTCCGCCATTTCGTCAGTCGCGGGGCACTCGATATCGAGGGACTCGGCGAAAAGAGCATTCAGGAGTTCCTCGATCTCGGCTGGCTCGACAAGGGCCCCGCCGACATCTTCCGCCTGAAAAGCTACCGCGCCGACCTGCTCGGGCGCGAAGGCTGGAAGGAAAAATCGGTCGACAATCTTTTCGCCGCGATCGAGGCCAAGCGCCAACCCGACGCCGCGCGGCTGCTCTTCGGGCTCGGCATCCGTCACGTCGGCGCGGTGACCGCGCGCGACCTGCTCAAGGGGCTGGGCGATATTGCCCGGCTCCCCGAAAAGGCTGCCGAGATCCACGCCTATCTGGAGGCGAACCCGCAGGGCGAGGGCGAATCCGACGGCAAATATACATCGCGGAAGGTCGATAGCTTTAAATCGATCCTCGAAGTCCGCGCCGACGGCATCGGGCCCGCGGTCGCTGAGGCGCTAGCCGATTTCTTCCACGAACCGCACAACCGCGATTTGTGGAGCGACCTTCTCTCCGAAGTCTCGCCGCCACCGTACGTCGTAGAGACGCGCGAGAGTGAGGTGTCGGGCATGACGGTCGTGTTCACCGGCAAGCTCGAGACGATGAGCCGCGACGAGGCGAAGGCGCAGGCCGAAGCGCTCGGTGCCAAGGCCGCGGGCAGCGTCAGCGCCAAGACCGATCTTGTCGTTGCGGGTCCCGGCGCGGGGTCGAAGCTCAAGCAGGCGAGCGCGCTCGGCATCCGCGTGATTGACGAGGCCGACTGGGCGGCGATCGTCGCCGCGGCGGGGTGAGAACCATCCACCCTCGTCACCCCGGACTTGATCCGGAGCTTGCCTTTCTTGAAGGAGTAAAGGCGGGTGCCGGGTCAAGTCCGGCATGACGAATAAGAGGATGATAATAAGCCGTGCGCGCCAT
Protein-coding sequences here:
- the recN gene encoding DNA repair protein RecN encodes the protein MLTALSIANIVLIERLDLDFEAGLGVLTGETGAGKSILLDALGLALGARADSALVRQGTDKAQVTASFVAPAPGTKLAALLTENEIALEAGEPLLIRRTLKADGGSRAFLNDQPCSAALLREVGTWLVEIHGQHDDRGLLAPAGHRALLDAYARADTRGVAAAHAAWRAAEDKLAAAKAAISEAERDREWLEHCVAELQTLAPQPGEDAELSEARATMQKGEKVAGDLGAIMEAFEGSDSGPAQLRGAARRLDRLAGDHPLLAEALAGLDRAIIEADEAESKLHEAARAMEYDPERLEATETRLFELRAMARKHNVQPDELAELTGTLAARLDAIEGGSAGLAKLETAVAETAAAYTHAAAALSDQRSKAATRLDAAVASELVPLKLDAARFQTLVERLPAERWGAEGMDRVEYLISTNPGAPFAPLAKIASGGELSRFILALKVALAEEGGADTIIFDEIDRGVGGAVASAIGERLARLAGAGKQLLAVTHSPQVAAKGAAHFIIAKSSQGIVTRTSVHALDEAGRREEIARMLSGAEVTAEARAQAERLLETL
- a CDS encoding peptidylprolyl isomerase gives rise to the protein MLITLLSALALAAQSTPLPPQVTQLPPPMPTVPAPVTPVVEADTRPYVALATDLGTITVRIENKRAPITATNFLRYVDAKRMDGFKFYRSTKSWGPANQLVQAGNRGDARKNFPPIAHEPTTKTGLTNCKGALSMARLNPGDATSDFFLLLSDIKGFNADAPGGDGAGFAVFGEIVGGADIAEAIFNAPISPTAGEGVMVGQMLDPQVTIKTARRVPAPVGAPQGCVVKAP
- a CDS encoding outer membrane protein assembly factor BamD, with amino-acid sequence MTQHVPSRATMRLLAAALVITPMLAACAGGGNVKKDTRYVARDVNTLYRAAQDRLERRQYGLAAALFDEVERQHPYSPWARRAQLMSSFSYYMDREYTPAIEAAQRFLAIHPGNKDAAYAYYLIALSYYEQISDVTRDQKITQQASAALGEVIRRYPDSRYASDARLKVDLVQDHLAGKEMEIGRFYQRSSNWLAASIRFREVVDKYQTTSHAPEALYRLTECYLALGIPSEAKKSAAVLGANYPGNEWYARAYKLMQKNAPSA
- a CDS encoding GNAT family N-acetyltransferase, with product MAAAHPLDRPVWSMLTGRQAHLAEGDGRAVRIDRGYGVFGAAPDTGGEALAALAALVPDDGEIWIVEGEPWPVPPGTREMKRAVLAQMVAEGAPPPPREGEPVIIALGDDDAPEMAALAEHAKPGPWGPKTHRYGPFFGVRENGRLLAMAGQRILVPSMAEVSGVATWEDCRGRGLARALIGHVMREMVARGEQPFLHSYADNSGAIALYESLGFRIRHEVHVLAIAK
- the ligA gene encoding NAD-dependent DNA ligase LigA, producing MTEIESLSQADAANELMRLAKQIAHHSKRYHAEDAPEISDADYDALVRRNNELEAAFPALIRADSPNNQVGAAVEASPLAKVTHAQRMMSLDNAFAAEDVEEFAARVRRFLNLGADAAIALTAEDKIDGLSCSLRYEKGKLVQAATRGDGSVGEDVTANVRHIADIPQELKGAAPDVFEIRGEVYMAKADFTALNERLMEEGRALAAQREQEFDSATVRQFANPRNAAAGSLRQKDASVTGSRPLRFLAHGWGEVSALPAESQFDVMKQIERWGAPVSPFLKRYDSVADILAHYAEIERRRADMDYDIDGVVYKVDRLDWQARLGFVAKAPRWAIAHKFPAERAQTTLEAIDIQVGRTGKLTPVGRLVPVTVGGVVVSNVTLHNRDEIGRLGVRPGDRVVIQRAGDVIPQVVENLTRDEDRAAYIFPDHCPVCDSEAVAEEGEVDVRCTGGLICNAQKFERLRHFVSRGALDIEGLGEKSIQEFLDLGWLDKGPADIFRLKSYRADLLGREGWKEKSVDNLFAAIEAKRQPDAARLLFGLGIRHVGAVTARDLLKGLGDIARLPEKAAEIHAYLEANPQGEGESDGKYTSRKVDSFKSILEVRADGIGPAVAEALADFFHEPHNRDLWSDLLSEVSPPPYVVETRESEVSGMTVVFTGKLETMSRDEAKAQAEALGAKAAGSVSAKTDLVVAGPGAGSKLKQASALGIRVIDEADWAAIVAAAG
- a CDS encoding putative quinol monooxygenase; the protein is MMNRRAHLAAMLAMAAALLPLTKLRALEAKMEEADPQYGLLGQMMARPGQRAALAAILAEGIGEMPGNLAYLIGEDSANPDAIWIVELWDSKEAHTASLKLPVVQDAIKKGRPLIAGFGTRAEFKPVAKTGA